A window of the Oceanithermus desulfurans genome harbors these coding sequences:
- a CDS encoding glucose-1-phosphate thymidylyltransferase → MKGLILAAGRGTRLRPLTHTRPKPVIRVAGRPIIHYALENLKGAGVREIGVVVSPDTHGDVQAALNGVAGVEVSYVLQEEPQGLAHAVGVARTWLQDDPFVLYLGDNLFERGIAPFVEAFRRGGPAAVVALARVEDPRQFGVAQVEGSRILRLIEKPAEPPSDLAVAGVYVFDTRIHDLIEGLEPSARGEYEITDAIQRLIDDGHEVQGLPIEGWWKDTGRAEDLLDANRLLLAGIEPGNDGHVEESRLIGRVVIEKGATVRRSTVMGPALIAADSLVEDAFVGPFTAVGPGAEVRGSEVEYSIVADRAVIEDVPTRLQECVIGVGARVTSRAGLPRAHRLVLGDESRVEIG, encoded by the coding sequence ATGAAAGGCCTCATCCTCGCCGCGGGCCGGGGTACGCGGCTGCGTCCCCTCACCCACACCCGCCCCAAGCCGGTGATCCGGGTCGCGGGGCGGCCCATCATTCACTACGCGCTCGAGAACCTCAAGGGTGCGGGCGTGCGCGAGATTGGCGTCGTGGTGTCGCCCGACACCCACGGCGACGTGCAGGCGGCGCTGAACGGGGTGGCCGGGGTCGAGGTCAGCTACGTTCTGCAGGAGGAGCCCCAGGGGCTCGCCCACGCCGTCGGGGTGGCGCGCACATGGCTGCAGGACGACCCCTTCGTGCTCTATCTGGGTGACAACCTTTTCGAGCGCGGCATCGCCCCCTTCGTCGAGGCCTTCCGGCGGGGCGGTCCCGCCGCCGTGGTGGCGCTGGCGCGCGTGGAGGATCCGCGCCAGTTCGGCGTGGCCCAGGTGGAAGGGTCGCGCATCCTGCGCCTGATCGAAAAGCCCGCCGAGCCCCCTTCGGACCTGGCCGTGGCGGGGGTCTACGTCTTCGACACCCGCATCCACGACCTGATCGAAGGGCTCGAGCCCTCTGCCCGTGGCGAGTACGAGATCACCGACGCCATCCAGCGCCTCATCGACGACGGACACGAAGTCCAGGGCCTGCCCATCGAGGGCTGGTGGAAGGACACGGGTCGCGCCGAGGACCTGCTCGACGCCAACCGGCTGCTGCTCGCCGGCATCGAACCCGGGAACGACGGACACGTGGAGGAGAGCCGCCTGATCGGCCGCGTGGTGATCGAGAAGGGCGCGACGGTGCGGCGCTCGACCGTGATGGGGCCGGCGTTGATCGCCGCCGACAGCCTGGTGGAAGACGCCTTCGTGGGCCCCTTTACCGCCGTAGGCCCGGGGGCCGAGGTGCGCGGTTCCGAGGTGGAGTACTCCATCGTGGCCGACCGCGCCGTGATCGAAGACGTGCCCACGCGCCTGCAGGAGTGCGTGATCGGCGTGGGGGCGCGGGTTACCTCGCGCGCGGGCCTGCCGCGGGCCCACCGGCTGGTGCTGGGCGACGAGTCGCGGGTCGAGATCGGTTAG
- a CDS encoding DegT/DnrJ/EryC1/StrS family aminotransferase, with translation MTQRSNEKLAGIPMAAPDISEADVQAVAEVVRSGRLALGPKTVAFEQDMAEYIGVKHAVAVSSGTAALHLLVRALNMGPGDEVLVPSFTFAASVNALLYEGAKPVFVDVEPETYNLNPQDLEDKITYRTKAIMVVDVFGHPVEWDSILPIADKYGLKIIDDSCEALGAEYKGRKIGQFGDAATFAFYPNKQMTTGEGGIIVTDNDEIARLTRSMRNQGRGEMGAWLEHERLGYNYRMDEMSAALGVSQLHRLETFLVKRERVAQMYTERLRGFSWVRPPVVKPHVRMSWFVYVVTLAEGLNRDPVMRKMEALGVPTRAYFAPIHLQPYIREQLGTGRGMLPVTESIAARTIALPFHNNLTKEHVELVVGALAEAASVA, from the coding sequence ATGACCCAACGATCGAATGAAAAGCTTGCGGGCATCCCCATGGCGGCCCCGGACATCTCCGAGGCTGACGTGCAGGCGGTGGCGGAAGTCGTGCGCTCGGGCAGGCTGGCGCTGGGACCCAAAACCGTGGCCTTCGAGCAAGATATGGCAGAATATATCGGTGTTAAGCACGCCGTAGCGGTCAGCTCCGGAACCGCAGCCCTTCACCTCCTTGTCCGCGCGTTGAACATGGGGCCCGGCGACGAGGTCTTAGTTCCGTCGTTTACCTTTGCCGCGAGCGTGAATGCTCTTCTATACGAAGGAGCCAAACCTGTTTTTGTGGATGTCGAACCCGAAACTTACAATTTAAATCCGCAAGACCTTGAAGACAAAATTACATATCGCACCAAAGCCATTATGGTTGTCGACGTTTTTGGACATCCCGTGGAGTGGGACTCTATCCTGCCGATAGCCGATAAATACGGGTTGAAGATCATCGACGATTCGTGTGAGGCTTTGGGAGCAGAGTACAAAGGGCGCAAGATCGGCCAGTTTGGAGATGCGGCCACCTTTGCTTTTTACCCGAATAAACAGATGACGACTGGCGAGGGTGGGATCATCGTCACCGATAACGATGAGATTGCCCGCTTAACTCGTTCCATGCGAAACCAGGGCCGGGGCGAGATGGGAGCTTGGCTCGAGCATGAGCGTCTGGGCTACAACTACCGCATGGATGAAATGTCCGCCGCCCTAGGCGTTTCACAACTCCACAGGCTTGAAACCTTCCTCGTTAAGCGAGAGCGGGTTGCGCAGATGTACACGGAGCGGCTCAGGGGCTTCTCCTGGGTTCGCCCACCTGTCGTCAAACCCCACGTACGCATGAGCTGGTTCGTTTATGTGGTCACCCTGGCCGAGGGATTGAACCGTGACCCCGTCATGCGGAAGATGGAAGCCCTAGGGGTGCCTACCCGCGCTTACTTTGCCCCCATTCATTTACAGCCGTATATTCGTGAGCAGCTGGGGACTGGGCGGGGTATGCTTCCCGTCACCGAATCGATTGCGGCGCGTACCATAGCTTTACCTTTCCACAACAATCTTACTAAGGAGCATGTCGAACTGGTGGTAGGCGCCCTGGCAGAGGCCGCTTCGGTCGCATGA
- a CDS encoding polysaccharide biosynthesis protein, giving the protein MGRTAFKFISDLLLWSAAAPLAFMLRLEDPWPRYTQVALVYALAGLPIKAVLEASFALHLQVWRRMGIRDLYSLAKAVFFGTVLLSAVAFFLHLDQPIPRSVPLIEGGLALLLLGGVRLAGRMLFERAQLAQSHLRHRSPKRVLIVGAGEAGTMLAREMLRHPESGLVPVGFLDDDPGKQRQRFVGLPVIGRIEDLPRVAPKARADEVLIAIPSAPGKVVRRVVELARGAGLRHRIVPGIYEILSGKVAISQIRNVDVEDLLRRNPVQLDTSEISGYLEGRVVLVTGAGGSIGSEIVRQVARFRPRRILLLGRGENSLYQIERELERTWPELDWRTIVADVRDREKMRHVFTAYAPEVVFHAAAHKHVPMMEANPDEAVFNNVGGTKNVVGLALEHGVVRFVNISTDKAVNPTSVMGASKRVAEYLVQWAAQRAKPGQAFVSVRFGNVLGSRGSVIPLFKEQIASGGPVTVTHPEMTRYFMTIPEAAQLVLQAGGLGNNGSVYVLDMGEPVKIVDLAKDLIRLSGFQPDEDISIVFTGMRPGEKLFEELLTAEEGTEATKHEKIFVARTHGMPEEALSHLVKALFDAAVARDVERIQGAFRELIPTYEPKGFEA; this is encoded by the coding sequence ATGGGCCGCACGGCTTTCAAGTTCATTTCAGACCTGTTGCTCTGGTCTGCTGCAGCCCCCCTCGCCTTCATGCTTCGCCTAGAGGACCCCTGGCCGCGCTACACCCAGGTAGCCCTTGTTTATGCGCTCGCTGGCTTGCCCATCAAGGCAGTGCTTGAGGCTTCCTTTGCATTGCACTTACAGGTGTGGAGACGCATGGGCATACGCGATCTCTACAGCCTTGCGAAAGCCGTATTTTTCGGGACTGTACTTCTTTCTGCCGTCGCCTTTTTTCTTCATCTCGATCAACCCATTCCGCGCAGCGTCCCCCTCATCGAGGGTGGTCTAGCGCTGCTCCTTCTTGGCGGGGTACGCCTCGCCGGGCGTATGCTTTTCGAGCGTGCGCAGCTTGCGCAGTCTCACCTCCGCCATCGAAGCCCAAAACGGGTATTGATCGTAGGCGCGGGAGAGGCTGGCACAATGCTGGCGCGCGAAATGCTGCGCCACCCCGAATCGGGGCTCGTGCCCGTAGGGTTCTTGGACGACGATCCGGGCAAGCAGCGCCAGCGCTTCGTGGGCCTGCCCGTTATTGGGCGCATTGAGGACCTGCCGCGGGTAGCTCCCAAAGCGCGTGCCGACGAGGTACTCATCGCCATCCCCTCGGCTCCGGGCAAGGTTGTGCGCAGGGTCGTTGAACTGGCACGTGGAGCAGGCTTGCGTCACCGTATTGTCCCAGGCATCTACGAGATTCTCTCGGGCAAGGTGGCCATCTCCCAGATCCGCAACGTGGACGTCGAGGACCTCCTGCGCCGCAACCCGGTGCAGCTCGACACCTCGGAGATCTCCGGCTACCTCGAGGGACGGGTAGTGCTGGTGACGGGCGCGGGGGGCTCGATCGGTTCCGAGATTGTCCGCCAGGTGGCGCGCTTCCGCCCCCGCCGCATTCTCTTGCTGGGCCGGGGCGAAAACAGCCTCTACCAGATCGAACGAGAGCTCGAACGCACCTGGCCCGAGCTCGACTGGCGCACCATCGTTGCCGACGTACGTGATCGCGAGAAGATGCGGCACGTCTTTACCGCCTACGCCCCCGAGGTGGTCTTCCACGCGGCCGCCCACAAGCACGTTCCCATGATGGAGGCCAACCCCGACGAGGCGGTATTCAACAATGTCGGGGGAACCAAGAATGTCGTCGGATTGGCGCTCGAGCACGGTGTCGTGCGCTTTGTCAACATCTCCACCGATAAGGCCGTCAACCCCACCTCGGTCATGGGGGCTTCCAAGCGCGTAGCCGAATACCTGGTACAGTGGGCCGCGCAGCGGGCAAAGCCGGGCCAGGCGTTCGTCTCGGTGCGCTTTGGCAACGTGCTGGGCAGTCGGGGTAGCGTGATTCCGCTGTTCAAGGAGCAGATCGCCAGCGGTGGCCCAGTGACCGTGACTCACCCGGAGATGACGCGCTACTTCATGACCATCCCTGAGGCTGCCCAGCTCGTCCTTCAGGCAGGTGGGCTAGGAAACAACGGGTCGGTCTACGTGCTGGATATGGGCGAGCCAGTGAAGATCGTTGATTTGGCGAAAGACCTCATCCGTCTCTCGGGTTTTCAACCCGATGAAGATATCTCGATTGTGTTTACCGGGATGCGGCCGGGTGAAAAGCTGTTTGAGGAGCTGCTGACAGCTGAGGAAGGCACTGAGGCTACGAAGCATGAAAAGATCTTCGTGGCGCGCACTCATGGGATGCCTGAGGAGGCGCTGAGCCACTTGGTAAAAGCGCTCTTTGATGCCGCGGTTGCACGTGATGTCGAGAGAATTCAGGGCGCTTTTCGTGAGCTGATCCCTACCTACGAGCCCAAGGGCTTTGAAGCCTGA
- a CDS encoding NAD-dependent epimerase/dehydratase family protein, producing the protein MRVLVTGGAGFIGSHIVDALLEKGVDVAVLDDFSSGRRENLPEGVPVYEVDVRDPEAVRAAFAEFAPTHVSHQAAQISVAVSVKQPLRDASVNVLGGLNVLEAAREVGVRHVVFASTGGAIYGEVPEGERADESWPPRPASPYAAAKAAFEGYLEVYHRQFGLRYTALRYGNVYGPRQDPHGEAGVVAIFARHLLAGKPVTVYARREAGDDGGVRDYVYVGDVVAANLMALGGDLEGVYNVGTGRGRSTREVLRTVARALGVEPRVEPAGVRPGDLERSVLDPSRLESSGWRAEVAFDEGIRRTVEWFKENPF; encoded by the coding sequence ATGAGGGTATTGGTAACCGGAGGCGCGGGGTTCATCGGCAGCCACATCGTGGACGCCTTGCTGGAAAAAGGTGTGGACGTCGCGGTGCTGGATGACTTTTCTTCGGGGCGGCGCGAAAACCTGCCCGAGGGGGTGCCCGTCTACGAGGTGGACGTGCGCGACCCCGAGGCGGTTCGGGCGGCGTTCGCGGAGTTCGCGCCCACCCACGTCAGCCACCAGGCGGCACAGATTTCGGTAGCGGTCTCGGTGAAGCAGCCCCTGCGGGACGCCAGCGTCAACGTTTTGGGCGGGCTCAACGTGCTCGAAGCCGCCCGCGAGGTCGGGGTCCGGCACGTCGTTTTCGCCTCCACCGGCGGCGCCATCTACGGCGAGGTTCCCGAGGGTGAACGGGCGGACGAGTCCTGGCCGCCGCGCCCGGCCAGCCCCTACGCGGCCGCCAAGGCGGCGTTCGAGGGCTACCTCGAGGTCTACCACCGGCAGTTTGGCCTACGTTACACCGCGCTGCGCTACGGCAACGTCTACGGTCCGCGCCAGGATCCGCACGGCGAAGCCGGCGTGGTGGCCATCTTCGCGCGGCACCTGCTGGCGGGAAAACCCGTCACCGTCTACGCGCGCCGTGAGGCAGGGGACGACGGGGGAGTGCGCGACTACGTCTACGTGGGCGACGTGGTGGCGGCCAACCTGATGGCGCTCGGCGGTGATCTGGAGGGTGTGTACAACGTGGGTACCGGCCGCGGCCGTTCGACCCGTGAGGTGCTGCGGACCGTCGCCCGGGCGTTGGGGGTCGAACCCCGGGTCGAGCCGGCCGGCGTGCGGCCCGGGGACCTGGAGCGCAGCGTGCTCGACCCGAGCCGGCTTGAATCCTCGGGCTGGCGGGCCGAGGTGGCGTTCGACGAGGGCATCCGCCGCACCGTGGAGTGGTTCAAGGAAAACCCTTTCTAA